The sequence below is a genomic window from Serratia nevei.
GCATCGTATGCTGTTCGTTGCCCAGATCGAAGCCGTGCAAAGATAGCATATACTCCGCGCGTTTTAACGGGTGCTTCAGCGCCTGGTAGGCTTCGTTGATGGTCGCCGCCTGCTGCAACGCCATCAGGCGTTCGCGCTCCGGCTGGTTGGCGAAACGATCGGGGTGGAATTGGCGCTGCAGATCCTGGAAGCGGGACGCAAGCAGGCTGCCGTCCACGGTGTAGCGAACTGGCAGCCCGAATAAAGTAAAGTAATCCATAGCGTGCTCTGGGCGTTAGCGGATGAAGTTCCCCCGCCGAAACGGGGGAGCACGATGGACTGTCAGACGTTGAAACTCTCGCCGCAGCCGCATTCGCTTGAGACGTTCGGGTTGTTGAACTTGAAGCCTTCGTTCAGGCCTTCCTTAACGAAATCAAGCTCGGTGCCGTCAAGGTAGACCAGGCTCTTGCCGTCGATGATCACCTTGATGCCTTTGTCTTCAAACACGATGTCGTCATCGTTGGCTTCGTCAACAAATTCCAGCACGTACGCCATCCCGGAGCAGCCGGAAGTTCGCACTCCCAGACGCAGGCCGAGACCTTTGCCGCGGTTCGTCAAAAACGCCTGAACACGCTGCGCAGCGCTGTCGCTCATGGTAATAGACATCACAACCTCACACTTCACATCAAAGCCCGGCGCAGCCGGGCCGACTCAGACAAATTACTTGGCGCTATGCTTGCTCTTATAGTCGGCAATCGCTGCTTTGATGGCGTCTTCAGCCAGGATCGAGCAGTGAATTTTGACCGGCGGCAATTCCAGCTCTTCGGCGATCTGGGTGTTTTTGATCGCTTCAGCCTGATCGAGCGACTTGCCTTTCATCCATTCGGTCACCAGCGAGCTGGAGGCGATGGCGGAACCGCAGCCGTAAGTTTTAAAGCGCGCGTCTTCGATGATGCCTTCATCGTTAACCTTGATCTGCAGCTTCATCACGTCGCCGCAGGCCGGCGCCCCTACCATGCCGCTGCCGACGGTAGGATCTTCGTTGTCGAAAGAACCCACGTTGCGCGGGTTTTCATAATGATCGATTACTTTTTCGCTGTAAGCCATGACCTTGCTCCTGAAACCTGAGAATTAATGATGCGCCCATTCGATGCTGTTGATGTCCACGCCCTGCTTGAACATCTCCCACAGCGGGGACAGATCGCGCAGACGGCCGATGGATTTACGCACCAGTTGAATGGTGTAGTCGATCTCTTCTTCCGTGGTGAAACGCCCCAGAGAGAAACGGATCGAGCTGTGCGCCAATTCATCGCTCATGCCCAGCGCGCGCAGCACGTAGGACGGCTCGAGGCTGGCGGAGGTACAGGCTGAACCGGAAGAAACGGCCAGGTCTTTCAGCGCCATGATCAGCGACTCGCCTTCAACGTAGTTGAAGCTGACGTTCAGGATGTTCGGTGCGCCGTGCTCCAGATCGCCGTTCAGATACACTTCTTCCATATCTTTCACGCCGTTCCACAGACGATCGCGCAGGGTGCGCAGACGCGCCATCTCTTCGGTCATCTCTTCTTTGGCGATGCGGTAAGCTTCGCCCATGCCGACGATCTGGTGGACAGGCAGGGTGCCGGAACGCATGCCGCGCTCGTGACCGCCGCCGTGTACCTGCGCTTCGATGCGGATGCGCGGCTTGCGGCGCACGTACAGCGCGCCGATGCCTTTCGGGCCATAGATTTTGTGGCCGGAGAACGACATCAGGTCGACTTTCAGCTTGCTCAGATCGATAGGCAGTTTGCCCACGCTCTGGGTGGCGTCAACGTGGTAGATGATACCGCGCGCGCGGCACATTTCGCCGATCGCTTCGATATCCTGCACCACGCCGATTTCGTTATTGACGTGCATGATGGAGACCAGAATGGTGTCATCGCGCATCGCCGCTTCGAGATCCTGCAGGCTGATGATGCCGTTGCTCTGCGGCGCCAGGTAGGTCACTTCAAACCCTTCGCGCTCCAGCTGACGGCAGGTGTCCAGCACGGCTTTGTGTTCGGTTTTGCTGGTGATGATGTGCTTGCCTTTTTTCTGGTAGAAATTGGCAGCGCCTTTGATCGCCAGGTTGTCGGATTCGGTCGCCCCGGAGGTGAAGACGATTTCGCGTGGGTCGGCGCCCACCAGTTCGGCGATTTGGTTACGGGCGATGTCTACCGCCTCTTCCGCCTGCCAACCAAAACGGTGGGAACGGGAAGCCGGGTTGCCGAAAGTGCCGTCCAGGGTCAAAAACTGCATCATCTTCTCAGCAACGCGCGGGTCGACCGGCGTCGTTGCTGAGTAATCCAGATAAATCGGTAATTTCATTGCTCTTGTGCTCCGTACATCACTTCCAAAAACTAAAAAAATTTCGCCAGCTGCTTATGCGCGCAGATTAACGTTGATAGTTTCTTGCGGACGACCGTTGGCCGTGCGGCGCGTATCGTTGTTTTGACGATCCGCCA
It includes:
- the iscA gene encoding iron-sulfur cluster assembly protein IscA, which codes for MSITMSDSAAQRVQAFLTNRGKGLGLRLGVRTSGCSGMAYVLEFVDEANDDDIVFEDKGIKVIIDGKSLVYLDGTELDFVKEGLNEGFKFNNPNVSSECGCGESFNV
- the iscU gene encoding Fe-S cluster assembly scaffold IscU gives rise to the protein MAYSEKVIDHYENPRNVGSFDNEDPTVGSGMVGAPACGDVMKLQIKVNDEGIIEDARFKTYGCGSAIASSSLVTEWMKGKSLDQAEAIKNTQIAEELELPPVKIHCSILAEDAIKAAIADYKSKHSAK
- the iscS gene encoding cysteine desulfurase, which codes for MKLPIYLDYSATTPVDPRVAEKMMQFLTLDGTFGNPASRSHRFGWQAEEAVDIARNQIAELVGADPREIVFTSGATESDNLAIKGAANFYQKKGKHIITSKTEHKAVLDTCRQLEREGFEVTYLAPQSNGIISLQDLEAAMRDDTILVSIMHVNNEIGVVQDIEAIGEMCRARGIIYHVDATQSVGKLPIDLSKLKVDLMSFSGHKIYGPKGIGALYVRRKPRIRIEAQVHGGGHERGMRSGTLPVHQIVGMGEAYRIAKEEMTEEMARLRTLRDRLWNGVKDMEEVYLNGDLEHGAPNILNVSFNYVEGESLIMALKDLAVSSGSACTSASLEPSYVLRALGMSDELAHSSIRFSLGRFTTEEEIDYTIQLVRKSIGRLRDLSPLWEMFKQGVDINSIEWAHH